A DNA window from Hordeum vulgare subsp. vulgare chromosome 1H, MorexV3_pseudomolecules_assembly, whole genome shotgun sequence contains the following coding sequences:
- the LOC123443399 gene encoding universal stress protein PHOS32-like, whose protein sequence is MAATHHPASPTGGKPSSPSPPSPVRLAASQAAAVAAIQPSSPRYFFSSLAASSSPHRRIAIAVDLSDESAFAVKWAVQNYLRPGDAVVLLHVRPTSVLYGADWGSIPVSVDEEGAGGAAPASEDPEDDARKKREEDFDAFTSTKSQDLAQPLVAAQIPFKIHIVKDHDMKERLCLEAERLGLSAMIMGSRGFGASRKAGNGRLGSVSDYCVHHCVCPVVVVRYPDDAGAAGGADSVGDELRTVPENEVVFHEAPEGQKEN, encoded by the exons ATGGCGGCGACGCACCACCCGGCCTCCCCGACCGGCGGCAAGCCCTCCTCCCCCTCGCCCCCGTCGCCGGTGCGCCTGGCGGCGTCGcaagcggcggcggtggcggcgatcCAGCCCAGCTCGCCGcgctacttcttctcctccctggcggcctcctcgtcgccgcacCGCCGCATCGCCATCGCCGTCGACCTCTCCGACGAGTCCGCCTTCGCCGTCAAGTGGGCCGTGCAGAACTACCTGCGCCCGGGCGACGCCGTCGTGCTCCTCCACGTGCGCCCCACCTCCGTGCTCTACGGCGCCGACTGGGGCTCCATCCCCGTCTCCGTCGACGAGGAGGGCGCCGGAGGCGCGGCCCCGGCGTCCGAGGACCCGGAGGACGACGCGCGGAAGAAGCGGGAGGAGGACTTCGACGCCTTCACCTCCACCAAGTCGCAGGACCTGGCGCAGCCGCTCGTCGCCGCGCAGATCCCCTTCAAGATCCACATCGTCAAGGACCACGACATGAAGGAGCGCCTCTGCCTCGAGGCCGAGCGCCTCGGCCTCTCCGCCATGATCATGGGCAGCCGCGGCTTCGGCGCCTCCCGCAAGGCTGGCAACGGCAGGCTCGGGAGTGTCAGCGACTACTGCGTGCACCACTGCGTTTGCCCCGTCGTGGTTGTCAGGTACCCTGATGACGCCGGGGCGGCGGGTGGTGCCGACTCTGTGGGGGATGAGCTGCGGACGGTGCCTGAGAATGAGGTCGTGTTCCATGAGGCGCCGGAGGGGCAGAAAG AAAACTGA
- the LOC123413150 gene encoding uncharacterized protein LOC123413150 isoform X2: MRKAPAAASKPKPRARARARARAKPKAKTSPDSLSSVSSPSGSGASPVAVRRGLLSPSSPVTPKTIPPVSPFAMSTPASVSTVGDLRSLAASSLDSLKRRLDALHGDSARDLQASHSRISKRIKTQSCLQMAEEAEKEHKKMAEKISERAEEMKASYKKFVTEVQSSSCRVSKVTFPEMAKSVTRAIDGLRSRYNIPATTA; this comes from the exons ATGAGGAAGGCGCCCGCAGCGGCCTCCAAGCCCAAGcccagggcgagggcgagggcgagggcgagggccaAGCCCAAGGCGAAGACCAGCCCCGACTCCCTCTCCAGCGTCTCGTCGCCGTCCGGCAGCGGCGCGTCTCCCGTCGCcgtccgccgcggcctcctctcGCCCTCCTCGCCGGTGACGCCCAAGACCATACCCCCCGTCTCCCCGTTCGCCATGTCCACACCGGCCTCCGTGTCCACCGTCGGCGACCTGAGGAGCCTCGCCGCTTCGAGCCTCGACTCGCTCAAGCGCCGCCTCGACGCGCTCCACGGCGACTCCGCCCGTGACCTCCAGGCCTCCCACTCCCGAATCTCCAAGCGCATCAAG ACGCAGAGCTGCCTGCAGATggcggaggaggcggagaaggagcaTAAGAAGATGGCCGAGAAGATCTCCGAGCGCGCCGAGGAGATGAAG GCATCGTACAAGAAGTTCGTGACGGAGGTGCAGTCGTCTTCGTGTCGTG TGTCCAAGGTGACCTTCCCTGAGATGGCAAAGTCCGTGACCAGAGCTATCGACGGCTTGCGCAGTCGCTACAACATCCCAGCTACGACAGCTTAG
- the LOC123413150 gene encoding uncharacterized protein LOC123413150 isoform X1 translates to MRKAPAAASKPKPRARARARARAKPKAKTSPDSLSSVSSPSGSGASPVAVRRGLLSPSSPVTPKTIPPVSPFAMSTPASVSTVGDLRSLAASSLDSLKRRLDALHGDSARDLQASHSRISKRIKMQTQSCLQMAEEAEKEHKKMAEKISERAEEMKASYKKFVTEVQSSSCRVSKVTFPEMAKSVTRAIDGLRSRYNIPATTA, encoded by the exons ATGAGGAAGGCGCCCGCAGCGGCCTCCAAGCCCAAGcccagggcgagggcgagggcgagggcgagggccaAGCCCAAGGCGAAGACCAGCCCCGACTCCCTCTCCAGCGTCTCGTCGCCGTCCGGCAGCGGCGCGTCTCCCGTCGCcgtccgccgcggcctcctctcGCCCTCCTCGCCGGTGACGCCCAAGACCATACCCCCCGTCTCCCCGTTCGCCATGTCCACACCGGCCTCCGTGTCCACCGTCGGCGACCTGAGGAGCCTCGCCGCTTCGAGCCTCGACTCGCTCAAGCGCCGCCTCGACGCGCTCCACGGCGACTCCGCCCGTGACCTCCAGGCCTCCCACTCCCGAATCTCCAAGCGCATCAAG ATGCAGACGCAGAGCTGCCTGCAGATggcggaggaggcggagaaggagcaTAAGAAGATGGCCGAGAAGATCTCCGAGCGCGCCGAGGAGATGAAG GCATCGTACAAGAAGTTCGTGACGGAGGTGCAGTCGTCTTCGTGTCGTG TGTCCAAGGTGACCTTCCCTGAGATGGCAAAGTCCGTGACCAGAGCTATCGACGGCTTGCGCAGTCGCTACAACATCCCAGCTACGACAGCTTAG